In Drosophila nasuta strain 15112-1781.00 chromosome 2R, ASM2355853v1, whole genome shotgun sequence, a single genomic region encodes these proteins:
- the LOC132785593 gene encoding TBC1 domain family member 22B, with translation MDNNYVGQTEEKSKIAAIPTSTEESAATHSSAIEAKSSTIIIANSTSFWKNSGRAVPGRPSPKRDILYNTNSKNCAAGAVHRDRGNGFGMVSTFRDYQQSVSDAWDTGDDEFCIINSTEAAASEAGDAASISRQVSQSVALNVIETHSRINQNHVTNHEASDGSHSNNDQLTAAGGSIVEDINKEEERRSSQDTNENRSRLRNYPGRPQLQKISSNSQDGEYETKIEKFQLLLNSPQLDLVALKKLSWSGVPRKMRAVSWRLLSKYLPPSGERRNAVLESKRQGYQDLRHNYFRVDSQDETQQDTYRQIHIDVPRMNPQIPLFQQQLVQEMFERVLFIWAIRHPASGYVQGINDLVTPFFIVFLQEVLSPNTDLEKYNMSQLPEETRNIIEADSFWCLSKFLDCIQDNYIFAQLGIQEKVNQLKDLIQRIDVNLHRHLQTHGVDYLQFSFRWMNNLLTRELPLHCTIRLWDTYLAESDGFALFHLYVCAAFLLHWKDQLMQQNDFQGLMLLLQNLPTHNWSDRQINVLLAEAFRLKFTYADAPKHLEMKS, from the exons ATGGACAATAATTATGTAGGACAAACTGaagaaaaatctaaaattgCAGCAATACCAACAAGCACTGAAGAAAGTGCAGCAACACACAGCTCAGCAATTGAAGCCAAGTCGTCAACgattataattgcaaattctACATCATTTTGGAAGAACAGTGGCCGCGCAGTGCCCGGACGTCCGAGTCCAAAACGCGATATTCTTTACAATACAAACAGTAAAAATTGCGCTGCGGGTGCAGTGCATCGTGATCGTGGCAACGGTTTCGGCATGGTATCCACGTTTCGTGACTATCAACAGTCGGTAAGCGATGCCTGGGATACGGGTGATGACGAGTTTTGCATTATAAACAGCACCGAAGCTGCTGCTTCAGAAGCTGGAG ATGCAGCGAGCATATCGCGTCAAGTTTCACAGTCGGTGGCGCTTAATGTGATTGAGACGCATTCGCGCATCAATCAAAACCACGTCACAAATCATGAGGCCAGTGATGGTAGTCATAGCAATAATGACCAATTAACAGCAGCCGGTGGCAGCATAGTCGAAGATATCAACAAGGAAGAAGAACGTAGATCTTCTCAAGACACAAATGAAAACAG ATCTCGTTTGCGGAACTATCCTGGACGACCACAGCTGCAAAAAATCAGCTCCAATTCGCAGGACGGTGAATATGAGACGAAAATTGAGAAGTTTCAACTGTTGCTCAACTCGCCACAACTCGATTTGGTAGCACTCAAGAAGCTCAGCTGGTCAGGTGTGCCTCGAAAG ATGCGCGCAGTAAGCTGGCGTTTATTGTCGAAATATTTACCCCCATCTGGCGAGCGTCGAAATGCTGTGCTTGAGAGCAAGCGGCAAGGGTATCAGGACTTGAGACATAACTACTTCAGGGTGGACAGTCAGGACGAGACGCAGCAGGACACCTATCGCCAGATACATATCGATGTGCCTCGCATGAATCCACAAATACCACTCTTCCAGCAACAGCTTGTACAGGAAATGTTCGAGCGGGTCCTCTTCATTTGGGCCATACGACATCCAGCGTCTGGTTATGTGCAGGGCATCAATGATTTGGTTACGCCTTTCTTCATTGTCTTTCTGCAGGAGGTGCTGTCACCCAACACAGATCTAGAGAAATACAACATGTCACAGCTGCCAGAGGAGACTCGTAACATTATTGAAGCTGATTCGTTTTGGTGTTTGTCCAAGTTTTTGGACTGCATACAAGATAACTATATATTTGCACAACTCGGCATACAAGAGAAGGTTAATCAGCTCAAGGATCTAATACAACGCATAGATG TCAATCTACATCGTCATTTGCAGACACATGGCGTTGACTATTTGCAATTCTCATTCCGTTGGATGAACAATTTACTAACACGCGAACTGCCCCTGCATTGCACAATCCGATTGTGGGATACATATCTGGCTGAATCAGATGGATTTGCGCTTTTCCATTTGTACGTGTGTGCGGCATTTTTGTTGCACTGGAAAGACCAATTGATGCAACAGAATGATTTCCAG GGTCTCATGTTGCTGCTACAAAATCTGCCAACCCATAATTGGTCTGATCGCCAAATCAATGTACTACTCGCTGAGGCGTTCCGCTTGAAGTTTACCTATGCAGACGCTCCCAAGCATCTGGAGATGAAGAGTTGA
- the LOC132785591 gene encoding exocyst complex component 6, which translates to MSKVTVQDIEAVDDYWGPTFRSILEGNNSKSISEQLDQRIRSHDKEIERICNLYYQGFIDSIQELLQVRTQAKQLHDEVHSLDTSLRTISASLIQQGNELVRARQIESNLASAIEALKSCLPALECYMKFTQQANNKQYYQALRTLETLETEHLSRLQRHNYRFASQMQTQIPIIKENIRHSAAADFREFLENIRKFSPRIGELAITYTKQLQKRDINAIIQEHKQQIHNEGGSGGDGGADDDGSNVSAQDLIDFSPIYRCLHIYMVLGQREYFEKDYRQQRRDQSKLVLQPPPNMHDNLEAYKTYICAIVGFFVVEDHVKNTAGDVVTSSYLEELWSTSLTKFVNEISMSSSSCTDPNILLRIKNLIMLSINTFKCYGYTVQILWELLHDMRDHYNEVLLQRWVHVFRDILDREQFLPMVVENAEEYECIIERFPFHSEQLENAPFPKQFPFSRMVPEVYHQAKEFMYACKKFAEELTLSPNEVAAMVRKAANLLLTRSFSGCLSVVFRQPSITLIQLIQIIIDTQYLEKAGPFLDEFVCHMTNTERSISQSPSAMFHVARQDAEKQVAVRICFKIDEFFELSAYDWLLVEPPGIASAYITDMISYLKSTFDNFSYKLPHIAQAACRRTCEHIADKMYSVLYDEEVKQISTGALTQINLDLMQCEFFAASEPVPGLHEGELSKYFQRNRQLLDLLILEEWSTYFHDYGKQENRYHLVQPQSIIVILEKIREADKKPIFSLVRKNDKKKLLETVLKQLKHITERQS; encoded by the exons ATGTCCAAAGTGACGGTGCAGGATATAGAGGCAGTGGACGATTATTGGGGGCCAACGTTTCGTTCGATTCTTGAAG GCAACAATAGTAAATCCATAAGTGAACAGTTGGACCAACGTATTCGCAGCCACGACAAGGAGATTGAACGTATTTGCAATCTGTACTATCAGGGCTTCATAGACTCTATACAGGAGCTGTTACAGGTACGTACACAGGCAAAGCAACTGCACGATGAGGTTCATTCCCTGGATACTTCGTTGCGCACAATAAGTGCATCGCTCATTCAGCAGGGAAATGAGCTGGTCCGCGCACGTCAGATTGAATCGAATTTGGCTAGTGCCATTGAAGCTCTCAAGTCCTGTCTGCCAGCCTTGGAGTGTTATATGAAATTCACTCAGCAGGCCAATAACAAGCAATACTATCAAGCGCTACGTACCTTAGAGACTTTAGAGACAGAGCATCTATCGCGACTGCAGCGACACAACTATCGCTTTGCGTCCCAAATGCAGACACAGATTCCCATCATCAAGGAGAATATACGTCACTCGGCTGCCGCCGATTTTCGCGAGTTTCTCGAAAACATACGGAAATTCTCGCCACGCATTGGCGAACTCGCCATAACATACACGAAGCAATTGCAGAAACGTGACATCAATGCCATTATTCAAGAGCATAAACAGCAAATTCATAATGAAGGCGGAAGCGGCGGCGATGGCGGTGCAGATGATGATGGCAGCAATGTCAGTGCACAGGATTTGATAGACTTTTCTCCGATCTATCGTTGCCTTCACATCTACATGGTGCTTGGACAGCGGGAATACTTTGAGAAAGACTATCGACAACAGCGGCGAGATCAGTCGAAATTGGTTCTGCAGCCTCCGCCCAATATGCACGACAATTTGGAGGCGTACAAGACATATATCTGTGCCATAGTGGGTTTCTTTGTAGTGGAAGATCATGTGAAGAATACCGCTGGTGATGTCGTTACCAGCAGCTATCTAGAAGAGCTGTGGTCGACCTCGCTAACCAAGTTTGTTAACGAGATCAGCATGAGTTCTTCTTCGTGCACCGATCCCAACATTCTGTTACGAATCAAAAACCTTATTATGCTTTCGATCAACACTTTTAAATGCTACGGTTACACAGTTCAAATACTTTGGGAACTACTCCACGATATGCGCGATCACTACAACGAG GTGCTACTGCAACGTTGGGTGCACGTCTTTCGGGATATTCTGGACAGAGAACAGTTCTTACCGATGGTTGTGGAAAATGCTGAGGAGTACGAATGCATCATTGAACGTTTCCCGTTTCATTCGGAGCAACTGGAAAATGCGCCATTTCCCAAGCAGTTTCCATTCTCCCGAATGGTGCCCGAGGTGTATCATCAGGCAAAAGAATTCATGTATGCTTGCAAGAAGTTTGCCGAGGAACTCACTCTCTCACCGAATGAAGTGGCTGCTATGGTGCGTAAGGCTGCAAACTTGCTGCTTACTCGCAGTTTTAGTGGATGCCTCTCGGTCGTCTTTCGGCAGCCGAGCATAACGCTTATCCAGCTCATACAGATTATTATTGATACGCAGTATTTAGAGAAAGCAGGGCCTTTTCTAGATGAGTTTGTTTGCCATATGACAAACACTGAGCGTAGCATTTCCCAGTCGCCATCGGCCATGTTTCACGTGGCTCGTCAAGACGCCGAGAAGCAGGTTGCGGTTCGCATCTGTTTCAAAATCGATGAATTCTTCGAGTTAAGCGCCTATGATTGGTTGCTTGTTGAGCCGCCAGGCATTGCATCTGCTTATATAACGGATATGATCTCCTATTTAAAAAGCACTTTTGATAACTTTTCGTATAAGCTGCCACATATTGCTCAGGCCGCCTGTCGTCGCACTTGTGAGCACATTGCCGATAAAATGTATTCGGTACTGTACGATGAGGAGGTGAAACAAATTTCCACGGGTGCTCTGACGCAGATCAATTTAGATCTGATGCAGTGCGAATTCTTCGCAGCTTCGGAGCCTGTTCCCGGTCTGCATGAAGGAGAGCTGAGTAAATACTTTCAGCGTAATCGGCAACTGCTCGATCTGCTTATTTTGGAAGAGTGGAGCACGTATTTCCATGACTATGGTAAACAAGAAAATCGCTACCATTTAGTGCAGCCACAATCTATAATTGTGATATTGGAAAAAATTCGCGAAGCGGACAAGAAGCCCATCTTTTCTCTTGTGCGAAAAAATGATAAGAAAAAGTTACTGGAAACAGTACTTAAACAGTTGAAGCATATTACCGAGCGTCAAAGTTAG
- the LOC132785600 gene encoding CCR4-NOT transcription complex subunit 3, with protein sequence MTYSHNSVRNNIKMTTASTTKSIRLKKGATTPPPAPAPVSPTSSIEGATTVATTPTPSETAHSNSIASSTNFINNNHHFHQQQVLSISPTLCSPTITPNNRTQQRLHSQSAGASNQRTRQQQQRQSPQQMSGGGGGGFFFANNCKRNGGNGGGRSPQQATTTLVRQSPATILGGGFSPTSGAGAGVLAGGSARKQRRSPTTTTAAATAGSVNSFGAGGKISPQHHLIPTALTHFAGSKCFDAPAPTALPKPPQHWTLTKSEEKLVSSSAGPTLQSLLRGERCSASKLHLNNSTGGGYVVKSSKRNLLDDFDTHNLKLLLNVQS encoded by the coding sequence ATGACATACTCGCACAATAGTGTAagaaacaacattaaaatgacaacagcatcaacaacaaagtcAATACGCTTGAAAAAAGGCGCAACGACTCCACCCCCAGCCCCAGCCCCCGTTTCACCAACATCATCAATAGAAGGAGCtacaacagtagcaacaacaccaacacccTCGGAAACTGCACATTCCAACAGTATTGCCAGCAGTACAAACttcatcaacaacaatcacCACTTCCATCAGCAGCAAGTTTTGAGCATTTCGCCCACACTTTGCTCCCCAACGATCACCCCGAACAATCGCACCCAGCAAAGGCTGCACTCTCAGTCCGCAGGCGCTAGTAATCAACGGActcgtcagcagcagcaacggcagtcGCCTCAGCAGATGAGCGGTGGTGGTGGAGGaggatttttttttgccaacaaCTGTAAGCGAAATGGTGGCAACGGCGGTGGTCGATCGCCACAACAGGCAACAACGACATTGGTGCGCCAATCTCCCGCAACCATTTTGGGTGGTGGTTTCTCACCGACATCAGGCGCAGGAGCAGGTGTTTTGGCTGGAGGTTCAGCGCGCAAGCAGCGTAGGAGTCCAACGACAActactgcagcagcaacagcaggaagCGTAAACAGTTTTGGTGCTGGCGGAAAGATCTCGCCACAACACCATCTCATACCCACCGCACTAACGCATTTTGCGGGCAGCAAGTGCTTTGATGCACCGGCACCAACGGCGCTGCCCAAGCCACCGCAACATTGGACGCTAACCAAATCGGAAGAAAAGCTGGTGTCCAGCAGCGCTGGTCCCACATTGCAGAGCCTGTTGCGCGGTGAGCGATGCAGTGCATCCAAGTTGCACCTCAATAACAGCACTGGTGGCGGTTACGTGGTGAAGTCATCGAAACGTAACCTACTCGATGATTTTGATACGCACAACCTCAAATTATTGCTAAATGTGCAGTCGTAA
- the LOC132785590 gene encoding uncharacterized protein LOC132785590 translates to MQKQEEISSRLKQIFDLFLRENFVMTDNVYFEKLISHLQGKENALVLQKPFVIEWVDKCLTLICDDFHKVHPRVISFTFNVISFMASNEWMLVRLRELDILQRLMAFMRSNEHDFSPSIKLSGIRVMKAVNNYSVGLAFHRLKRAWALLIQYSNNEHTLYVVREARQILYEMLYKFCDKMHDQAVTLEILAEIMRPIQDNVYITDHINDSAGGEDQRIHVSVDDNELLHKVSSTVDLLCYILQQTLVSEERTKIVGLLRDHHNLELNIWKLVEMTHNTYFTEKMLNTLCSYHFALLVHEKILNPECAEPPEQFTEFGLSFFNLMKFCIQRCDGVNFVKMAELHHILWKKLGKRAPKEIIIQDERVTFENQLICFHMLPLLFSMKFAMKMADESKSELFDTYIMKLLVMSCEQTLRLCYSMRDAFITPEGHANISLFTPELARKSVHSILSLEHILDREQAITVCQALLYALREVVALSDASKPMDPEDCHGASTSNNYYEIYPRGAEAIVNDPKVLHSVIVGLRTLIERFKITWKESVETIGLVNCLAYVLENCNMDSTCTVQALKLVQLAVEHFLSPNMALLVDNLQGSALVCLGPIIVKRMHDTTWEVRDSALELAISIASISRIKFPAFQRFLIDVKIPPIVYEMAKHDSEPYVRASAYKCLSKMVPINALWENGLSQLDLVDHLLFVLYRENEDVVRSEAILTLSKIYDHRKIPSKYKNTLFSTLNYCVVGDHHWEVKVNALCFWRMEFQRQLKNQGMIDGIFPSVTFSKEHKKIVTLTEREIKLRVAKVLAEVQQYGYYGIVLKCLRDEYAIEVLKVIVTGIKAMNQKLNEYDFEIILNDIETLSPSTSNKETFTTSNTSDRQMSIDHNDDLPLINEEQSNEVIDSILNAQDMHLLEKTFESQMQINHEETQNRHIDEFYYKQFAVSVRDWRAEVAKINLDQLVVQQEEWFDCRDNLVCLLDDILNALKRDDNCAVSDCY, encoded by the exons ATGCAAAAGCAAGAGGAGATCTCATCTCGCCTTAAGCAGATCTTCGACTTATTCCTGCGAGAAAACTTTGTAATGACCGACAATGTTTACTTTGAAAAGCTCATATCACACTTGCAGGGTAAAG AGAATGCTCTCGTTCTTCAAAAACCGTTTGTCATCGAATGGGTGGACAAGTGCCTCACATTGATCTGCGATGATTTTCACAAAGTCCATCCAAGAGTTATATCGTTCACATTCAATGTGATCAGTTTTATGGCCTCCAATGAATGGATGCTTGTTCGTCTCCGCGAATTGGACATCTTGCAACG GCTTATGGCTTTCATGCGGAGCAATGAACACGACTTTAGTCCATCAATAAAACTCAGCGGCATACGTGTCATGAAGGCAGTTAATAACTACAGCGTTGGTTTGGCCTTTCATCGTTTGAAACGCGCCTGGGCTCTGCTGATCCaatacagcaacaacgaaCACACGCTCTATGTGGTACGTGAGGCGCGACAGATCCTCTATGAGATGTTGTACAAGTTTTGCGACAAGATGCACGATCAGGCTGTTACCCTGGAGATTCTGGCCGAGATTATGCGGCCAATACAGGACAACGTCTATATTACCGATCATATCAATGACAGCGCTGGCGGAGAAGATCAACGCATACACGTTAGTGTGGATGACAACGAGTTGTTGCACAAAGTGTCATCGACAGTGGATCTACTGTGTTACATTCTACAGCAGACTCTGGTAAGCGAGGAAcgcactaaaattgttggCCTTTTACGGGATCATCATAATTTGGAGTTGAACATTTGGAAGCTGGTCGAGATGACGCACAACACTTACTTCACGGAGAAGATGCTAAATACTTTGTGTAGCTATCACTTTGCCCTGCTTGTGCACGAGAAAATACTGAATCCTGAATGCGCTGAGCCGCCTGAGCAATTTACCGAGTTTGGTTTATCGTTTTTCAATCTcatgaaattttgtattcaaCGTTGTGATGGCGTCAACTTTGTCAAAATGGCTGAATTGCATCATATATTATGGAAAAAGCTTGGTAAACGTGCCCCCAAAGAAATCATCATACAAGACGAGCGCGTTACATTTGAGAAtcaattgatttgctttcACATGTTACCGCTGCTCTTCTCCATGAAGTTTGCTATGAAAATGGCTGATGAATCCAAAAGCGAACTCTTCGATACATATATCATGAAACTGCTGGTTATGTCCTGTGAGCAAACATTGCGTCTATGCTACAGTATGCGAGATGCATTCATCACGCCCGAGGGGCATGCCAATATTAGTTTGTTCACACCAGAGTTAGCGCGGAAGAGTGTGCATAGCATTCTCTCACTGGAGCATATTCTGGACAGAGAGCAGGCAATCACAGTCTGCCAGGCGTTGCTTTACGCATTACGTGAGGTAGTGGCACTAAGCGATGCGAGCAAGCCAATGGATCCAGAGGATTGTCATGGTGCAAGTACATCAAATAACTACTACGAAATTTATCCGAGAGGTGCTGAGGCCATTGTCAACGATCCCAAAGTATTGCATTCCGTTATTGTCGGTTTACGAACGTTGATTGAACGATTCAAGATCACGTGGAAGGAGTCGGTGGAAACCATTGGCCTCGTCAATTGCTTGGCCTATGTCCTGGAGAACTGTAACATGGATTCAACT TGCACCGTGCAAGCACTAAAGTTAGTCCAACTCGCCGTAGAGCATTTTCTGTCGCCTAACATGGCACTACTCGTGGATAATTTACAAGGTTCCGCTTTGGTTTGCCTGGGCCCAATTATTGTAAAACGCATGCACGACACGACCTGGGAGGTGCGTGACTCAGCTTTGGAATTGGCCATCTCTATTGCCAGCATATCTCGCATAA AATTTCCTGCTTTTCAACGATTCTTAATTGATGTCAAAATACCACCCATTGTTTACGAAATGGCCAAGCATGATAGTGAGCCTTATGTGCGTGCTTCCGCCTATAAATGCTTGTCTAAGATGGTGCCCATCAATGCACTCTGGGAAAATGGGCTAAGCCAATTGGATTTAGTG GATCATTTGCTCTTCGTTCTATATAGAGAAAATGAGGATGTGGTGCGTTCTGAGGCGATTTTAACGCTGTCCAAGATCTACGATCACCGAAAGATACCCAGTAAATATAAGAACACGCTTTTTTCAACACTCAACTATTGCGTGGTTGGCGATCATCATTGGGAGGTGAAAGTGAATGCCTTATGCTTTTGGCGCATGGAATTTCAACGACAACTTAAGAATCAGGGTATGATTGATGGTATCTTTCCCAGCGTCACATTTTCTAAGGAACATAAAAAGATTGTTACCCTAACGGAACGTGAGATCAAACTTCGTGTTGCCAAAGTTCTGGCAGAGGTTCAACAATATGGCTACTATGGAATCGTGCTTAAATGTCTTCGAGATGAGTATGCAATTGAGGTGCTAAAAGTCATTGTTACTGGCATAAAAGCTATGAATCAAAAGCTAAATGAATATGATTTCGAGATTATATTAAATGATATTGAGACGTTATCACCGTCAACAAGTAATAAGGAAACCTTTACCACTTCCAATACTTCCGATCGGCAAATGTCAATTGATCATAATGACGATCTTCCTTTAATAAATGAGGAACAGTCAAATGAAGTCATAGATTCCATATTAAATGCTCAGGATATGCACCTTTTGGAGAAAACATTCGAGtcacaaatgcaaatcaatCATGAAGAAACACAGAATCGTCACATTGATGAATTCTATTACAAACAGTTTGCTGTCTCTGTTCGCGACTGGAGGGCGGAAGTTGCCAAAATTAACTTGGATCAATTAGTCGTGCAACAAGAGGAGTGGTTCGACTGCAGAGATAATTTGGTATGCCTTTTGGATGACATTCTAAATGCTTTAAAACGTGATGATAATTGTGCGGTTTCCGATTGTTATTGA
- the LOC132785604 gene encoding uncharacterized protein LOC132785604, with translation MPISCYTWLVLSAFAFQVSQSNVIFHFTLDFNVKHPANSTDSINKTITMENNAVHMQDNEPYSNTTAPNRQSWEEAGQYDQAAVQLLRSTKQSVQKLNVELAPLVGRSDELAASLKQTIRYVNEVDTTLEMDGINFAQHMEQLRKYLTLVDNLRSSARPGGVRTLEFVLLKLAMEKYKVLAKYQEVTAYLQQANSAWARYKNTQVVLSYI, from the exons ATGCCCATCTCATGCTATACTTGGCTCGTCCTAAGCGCCTTCGCTTTTCAAGTGTCTCAG TCTAACGTTATTTTTCACTTTACGCTTGACTTTAATGTGAAACATCCAGCGAATTCGACAGATTCGATTAATAAGACCATAACCATGGAGAACAATGCAGTGCATATGCAGGATAATGAGCCCTATTCAAATACAACAGCCCCAAATAGACAGTCATGGGAAGAGGCGGGTCAGTACGATCAGGCTGCAGTGCAGCTATTGCGATCCACGAAGCAGTCAGTGCAAAAACTCAACGTGGAACTCGCACCGCTTGTTGGACGTAGTGACGAGTTGGCAGCAAGCCTCAAGCAAACGATACGATATGTCAATGAAGTAGACACCACTTTAGAGATGGACGGAATCAACTTTGCTCAGCATATGGAACAGTTGCGAAAGTATTTGACGCTCGTCGATAACTTGCGATCCTCGGCCAGACCTGGTGGAGTGCGGACTCTTGAATTTGTATTGCTCAAGCTCGCCATGGAGAAGTACAAGGTATTGGCAAAATACCAAGAGGTGACCGCTTATTTGCAGCAAGCGAACTCAGCTTGGGCGAGATATAAGAATACACAGGTTGTGTTATCGTATATATAA
- the LOC132785603 gene encoding LOW QUALITY PROTEIN: ras-related protein Rab-11A (The sequence of the model RefSeq protein was modified relative to this genomic sequence to represent the inferred CDS: deleted 1 base in 1 codon), whose translation MGAREDEYDYLFKVVLIGDSGVGKSNLLSRFTRNEFNLESKSTIGVEFATRSIEVDGKTIKAQIWDTAGQERYRAITSAYYRGAVGALLVYDIAKHLTYENVERWLRELRDHADQNIVIMLVGNKSDLRHLRSVPTDEAKLFAERNGLSFIETSALDSTNVETAFQNILTEIYRIVSQKQIRDPPEGDVIRPSNVEPIDVKPTVTADVRKQCCQ comes from the exons atgggTGCAAGGGAAGACGAATACGATTATCTTTTCAAAG ttgtgcTTATTGGTGATTCTGGCGTAGGCAAAAGTAATTTGCTGTCACGTTTTACGCGCAATGAATTCAATTTGGAGTCC AAGTCGACAATTGGCGTTGAATTTGCAACACGCAGCATAGAG GTCGATGGCAAAACTATTAAGGCGCAAATTTGGGATACAGCTGGACAGGAGCGTTATCGGGCCATCACCTCTGCTTACTATCGTGGAGCGGTTGGAGCACTGCTTGTTTATGACATTGCCAAGCATTTGACGTATGAAAATGTGGAGCGATGGTTACGAGAGTTGCGCGATCACGCCGACCAGAATATTGTCATCATGTTGGTGGGCAACAAGTCCGATTTGAGGCATTTGCGTTCAGTGCCAACGGATGAGGCGAAATTGTTTGCTGAGCGCAATGGTTTAAGTTTCATAGAAACTTCGGCCCTCGACTCTACGAACGTTGAAACCGCATTCCAAAATATACTCACAG AGATCTATCGTATTGTGTCGCAGAAACAAATCAGAGATCCGCCGGAAGGCGATGTCATTCGTCCCTCGAATGTGGAGCCCATCGATGTAAAGCCGACTGTTACAGCTGATGTACGCAAACAGTGCTGTCAGTGA
- the LOC132785595 gene encoding major facilitator superfamily domain-containing protein 10: MATIRNRQSSTTTSISDQKSSDNTNKNIKDVALKEKSDPMIYIIFMSLLLDLLAFTIILPLLPSLLEYYRVNDSSGLYASLTTRVRWFQQLLGAPDRYLSVLFGGFLGSMFSFLQFFASPIVGSLSDYYGRKPVLLMCASGISLSYLIWACSSNFALFVLARIVGGISKGNISLSMSVITDVSNVQTRGRGMALVGVAFSIGFIVGPMIGAMFAIFANKTASGGAWFVLPSLLALGLAVGDVLLLVFCLRETLPQEKRAREISSALSYGLQLLNVSSIFRFSAIKNVPKKDVQALRTIGFIYFLYLFLYSGLEFTVTFLMYHKFGYTSMDQAKMFLTTGLVMTMLQGSVVRRLPEDKIRMYAIYSLYLIVPAFITVGLAEDSRMLYAGMILFAISTAFAVTCLTTLVSKYGNDDQKGSVLGIFRSLGALARALGPVVGSIAFWCVGSKITYLSGGLLLLYPALALQRARI, encoded by the exons ATGGCCACTATACGAAATCGCCAaagctcaacaacaacaagcatttCTGATCAAAAATCCAGTGACAACACTAACAAGAATATCAAGGATGTGGCATTAAAAGAGAAAAGTGATCCtatgatatatataatattcatgTCGCTGCTCTTAGATCTGTTGGCATTCACAATTATATTACCTTTGCTGCCATCTTTGCTCGAATATTATCGAGTCAACGATAGTTCCGGTTTGTATGCATCGCTTACAACTCGAGTCCGCTGGTTCCAGCAGCTCCTTGGTGCCCCGGATCGTTATCTCTCGGTACTCTTTGGCGGTTTCCTTGGATCGATGTTTAGCTTTTTGCAATTCTTTGCAAGTCCTATTGTTGGCAGCCTCTCGGATTACTATGGCCGCAAACCCGTCTTGTTGATGTGCGCC TCGGGCATTTCACTATCCTATCTGATATGGGCCTGCTCCAGTAACTTTGCCCTTTTTGTGTTGGCGCGCATTGTGGGTGGCATTAGCAAGGGCAACATTTCGCTTAGCATGAGTGTCATCACGGATGTGTCCAATGTGCAGACACGAGGTCGTGGCATGGCCTTGGTGGGTGTGGCGTTCTCCATCGGCTTCATTGTGGGTCCCATGATTGGTGCTATGTTTGCCATATTCGCAAATAAAACGGCAAGCGGCGGTGCCTGGTTTGTTTTGCCGTCGCTGCTGGCTCTAGGACTGGCAGTGGGCGATGTGCTGCTCCTTGTCTTCTGTTTGCGTGAGACACTGCCCCAG GAAAAACGTGCTCGAGAAATCTCATCGGCTTTGTCATACGGGTTGCAATTGCTAAATGTCTCATCCATATTCAG ATTTTCGGCCATTAAGAATGTTCCCAAGAAAGATGTGCAAGCACTCCGCACAATTGGattcatttactttttgtatttatttctctATTCCGGATTGGAGTTCACAGtcacatttttaatgtacCACAAGTTTGGCTATACTTCAATGGATCAGGCCAAAATGTTTTTGACGACGGGTCTGGTGATGACCATGCTGCAAGGTTCGGTTGTACGTCGTCTACCTGAAGACAAAATCAGAATGTATGCCATCTACAGTCTGTATTTAATTGTACCAGCATTTATAACGGTTGGTCTTGCTGAGGATAGCAGGATGCTTTATGCCGGCATGATTTTATTTGCCATCTCAACCGCCTTTGCCGTCACTTGTTTAACCACTCTGGTGTCCAAGTATGGCAACGATGACCAGAAAGGTTCAGTATTAGGCATATTCCGATCTTTAGGTGCATTAGCCCGAGCTCTCGGTCCAGTGGTTGGATCTATAG cCTTTTGGTGCGTTGGTTCAAAAATCACATACTTGTCTGGAGGACTTTTGCTTCTATATCCGGCACTAGCATTGCAGCGAGCGCGTATTTAA